Proteins encoded together in one Cervus canadensis isolate Bull #8, Minnesota chromosome 7, ASM1932006v1, whole genome shotgun sequence window:
- the MLF1 gene encoding myeloid leukemia factor 1 isoform X2 yields MFGMLSSSFEDDPFFSDSFIAHRESMRQMMRSFSEPFGRDMLSISDRRGRARNRMGREDEENSLTHTDVNPFQAMDRMMLNMRNSMQELQRNFGHLSMDPNGHSFSSSSVMTYSKVGDEPPKVFQASTQTRRAPGGVKETRKALRDSESGLEKMAVGHHLHDRAHVIKKSKNNKTGDEEVNQEFINMNECDAHAFDDEWQNEILKYQPRGQWRNLDNSRMRSVGHENSGSRELERREKHHQSPAIEHGRRSNVFVDKLNIKGSPVKINKK; encoded by the exons ATGTTCGGGATGCTGAGCAGCAGCTTTGAGGACGATCCCTTCTTCTC TGATTCTTTCATCGCACACCGAGAAAGTATGCGACAGATGATGAGAAGTTTTTCTGAACCTTTTGGAAGAGACATGCTCAGCATCTCTGATAGGAGAGGAAGAGCTCGTAACCGTATGGGACGTGAGGATGAAGAAAATTCCTTGACT CATACAGATGTCAACCCTTTTCAGGCAATGGACCGAATGATGTTAAATATGCGAAACAGTATGCAGGAATTACAAAGAAACTTT GGTCACCTTTCAATGGATCCAAATGGACATTCATTTAGTTCTTCCTCCGTGATGACTTATTCCAAAGTAGGAGATGAACCGCCAAAGGTTTTCCAGGCCTCAACACAAACCCGTCGGGCTCCAGGGGGA GTAAAGGAAACCAGGAAAGCATTAAGAGACTCTGAGAGTGGACTAGAAAAAATGGCTGTTGGTCATCACCTCCATGACCGAGCTCATGTCATTAAAAAGTCAAAGAACAACAAGACTGGAGATGAAGAGGTCAATCAAGAGTTCATCAATATGAATGAAT GTGATGCTCATGCTTTTGATGATGAGTGGCAAAATGAGATTCTGAAGTACCAGCCAAGGGGACAATGGCGCAATCTAGATAACTCTAGGATGCGAAGTGTTGGTCATGAGAATTCAGGATCCCGAGAACTTGAAAGAAG GGAGAAACATCATCAAAGTCCAGCCATTGAACATGGAAGAAGATCAAATGTTTTTGTGGACAAACTCAACATCAAAGGATCACCTGTgaaaatcaacaaaaaataa
- the MLF1 gene encoding myeloid leukemia factor 1 isoform X3, with translation MFGMLSSSFEDDPFFSDSFIAHRESMRQMMRSFSEPFGRDMLSISDRRGRARNRMGREDEENSLTHTDVNPFQAMDRMMLNMRNSMQELQRNFGHLSMDPNGHSFSSSSVMTYSKVGDEPPKVFQASTQTRRAPGGVKETRKALRDSESGLEKMAVGHHLHDRAHVIKKSKNNKTGDEEVNQEFINMNECDAHAFDDEWQNEILKYQPRGQWRNLDNSRMRSVGHENSGSRELERRNIIKVQPLNMEEDQMFLWTNSTSKDHL, from the exons ATGTTCGGGATGCTGAGCAGCAGCTTTGAGGACGATCCCTTCTTCTC TGATTCTTTCATCGCACACCGAGAAAGTATGCGACAGATGATGAGAAGTTTTTCTGAACCTTTTGGAAGAGACATGCTCAGCATCTCTGATAGGAGAGGAAGAGCTCGTAACCGTATGGGACGTGAGGATGAAGAAAATTCCTTGACT CATACAGATGTCAACCCTTTTCAGGCAATGGACCGAATGATGTTAAATATGCGAAACAGTATGCAGGAATTACAAAGAAACTTT GGTCACCTTTCAATGGATCCAAATGGACATTCATTTAGTTCTTCCTCCGTGATGACTTATTCCAAAGTAGGAGATGAACCGCCAAAGGTTTTCCAGGCCTCAACACAAACCCGTCGGGCTCCAGGGGGA GTAAAGGAAACCAGGAAAGCATTAAGAGACTCTGAGAGTGGACTAGAAAAAATGGCTGTTGGTCATCACCTCCATGACCGAGCTCATGTCATTAAAAAGTCAAAGAACAACAAGACTGGAGATGAAGAGGTCAATCAAGAGTTCATCAATATGAATGAAT GTGATGCTCATGCTTTTGATGATGAGTGGCAAAATGAGATTCTGAAGTACCAGCCAAGGGGACAATGGCGCAATCTAGATAACTCTAGGATGCGAAGTGTTGGTCATGAGAATTCAGGATCCCGAGAACTTGAAAGAAG AAACATCATCAAAGTCCAGCCATTGAACATGGAAGAAGATCAAATGTTTTTGTGGACAAACTCAACATCAAAGGATCACCTGTga
- the MLF1 gene encoding myeloid leukemia factor 1 isoform X1, whose amino-acid sequence MFGMLSSSFEDDPFFSDSFIAHRESMRQMMRSFSEPFGRDMLSISDRRGRARNRMGREDEENSLTAMSSLVPFGSFGGMHTDVNPFQAMDRMMLNMRNSMQELQRNFGHLSMDPNGHSFSSSSVMTYSKVGDEPPKVFQASTQTRRAPGGVKETRKALRDSESGLEKMAVGHHLHDRAHVIKKSKNNKTGDEEVNQEFINMNECDAHAFDDEWQNEILKYQPRGQWRNLDNSRMRSVGHENSGSRELERREKHHQSPAIEHGRRSNVFVDKLNIKGSPVKINKK is encoded by the exons ATGTTCGGGATGCTGAGCAGCAGCTTTGAGGACGATCCCTTCTTCTC TGATTCTTTCATCGCACACCGAGAAAGTATGCGACAGATGATGAGAAGTTTTTCTGAACCTTTTGGAAGAGACATGCTCAGCATCTCTGATAGGAGAGGAAGAGCTCGTAACCGTATGGGACGTGAGGATGAAGAAAATTCCTTGACT GCAATGAGTTCTCTCGTGCCTTTTGGCAGTTTTGGTGGTATG CATACAGATGTCAACCCTTTTCAGGCAATGGACCGAATGATGTTAAATATGCGAAACAGTATGCAGGAATTACAAAGAAACTTT GGTCACCTTTCAATGGATCCAAATGGACATTCATTTAGTTCTTCCTCCGTGATGACTTATTCCAAAGTAGGAGATGAACCGCCAAAGGTTTTCCAGGCCTCAACACAAACCCGTCGGGCTCCAGGGGGA GTAAAGGAAACCAGGAAAGCATTAAGAGACTCTGAGAGTGGACTAGAAAAAATGGCTGTTGGTCATCACCTCCATGACCGAGCTCATGTCATTAAAAAGTCAAAGAACAACAAGACTGGAGATGAAGAGGTCAATCAAGAGTTCATCAATATGAATGAAT GTGATGCTCATGCTTTTGATGATGAGTGGCAAAATGAGATTCTGAAGTACCAGCCAAGGGGACAATGGCGCAATCTAGATAACTCTAGGATGCGAAGTGTTGGTCATGAGAATTCAGGATCCCGAGAACTTGAAAGAAG GGAGAAACATCATCAAAGTCCAGCCATTGAACATGGAAGAAGATCAAATGTTTTTGTGGACAAACTCAACATCAAAGGATCACCTGTgaaaatcaacaaaaaataa